Proteins encoded by one window of Chanos chanos chromosome 7, fChaCha1.1, whole genome shotgun sequence:
- the LOC115816246 gene encoding P2Y purinoceptor 3 yields the protein MSTGVTTDLSEKGGQVANFSSSLNSCKIDESYKYIFLPICYSFTFIFSITLNSVVLYRSFRHTKRWNASLIYMVNLASTDFMYGLSLPFLVASYIMHDNWVFGDFMCRLVRFLFYFNLYCSIFFLTCISVHRYLGICHPMKTITLETKRAVKATCVVVWVAVFALTCPIFRFAQTQFLIRGGDGGGSLVATNGDESGTGQVGFQNCWDDAIDREFQDYVPYGITLHLLGFFVPFSIIAWCYSRVVMTIFRSLHSQPPTQGVGGGGQARGSSAGIGGMGMSVILGAHSPYVHRRRKSIKTIITITLLFALCFFPFHVTRTIFLVLKVTKGVQCHTMRMVSICYKITRPLASFNAWLNALLFFLTKEKAGSCCTKPEPTQRGLHWPLRLLGKGGDEEEGIEEAGNHKENQHKVEDDVFRGLP from the coding sequence ATGTCGACAGGTGTAACCACAGACCTGTCAGAAAAGGGTGGACAGGTTGCCAACTTCTCTTCCTCCTTAAATTCTTGTAAGATTGATGAGTCctacaaatacattttcctcCCTATTTGTTACTCCTTCACCTTTATCTTTAGCATCACGCTCAACTCAGTGGTGCTTTACCGCTCCTTCCGCCACACCAAGCGCTGGAACGCTTCTCTTATCTACATGGTGAATTTGGCTTCCACTGACTTCATGTATGGCCTGTCTCTTCCCTTCCTGGTTGCTAGCTACATTATGCATGACAACTGGGTATTTGGGGACTTCATGTGTCGCCTGGTACGCTTTCTTTTCTATTTCAACCTCTACTGTAGTATCTTCTTCCTTACTTGCATCTCTGTCCATCGCTACCTGGGCATATGCCACCCCATGAAGACCATCACCTTGGAGACTAAGCGAGCGGTGAAGGCCACTTGTGTGGTGGTGTGGGTTGCAGTCTTTGCCCTCACTTGCCCCATTTTCAGGTTTGCACAGACACAGTTTCTCATTCGAGGAGGGGATGGAGGGGGTTCACTGGTGGCCACGAATGGGGATGAGTCAGGCACAGGACAGGTCGGTTTCCAAAATTGCTGGGATGATGCGATCGATAGAGAATTCCAGGATTACGTTCCATATGGAATCACCCTCCACCTGTTGGGTTTCTTTGTCCCATTCAGTATCATTGCCTGGTGCTACTCACGGGTGGTCATGACCATCTTTCGGAGTCTGCATTCCCAGCCACCTACTCAAGGGGTTGGGGGAGGTGGGCAAGCACGTGGAAGCAGCGCAGGTATTGGAGGGATGGGCATGTCAGTCATTCTGGGTGCTCACTCACCTTACGTGCACAGACGTCGCAAATCCATCAagaccatcatcaccatcactcTGCTCTTTGCGCTGTGCTTCTTCCCGTTCCACGTGACGCGCACCATTTTCCTAGTGTTGAAAGTAACTAAGGGAGTGCAGTGCCACACAATGCGCATGGTGTCCATCTGTTACAAAATCACACGGCCCTTGGCTTCCTTCAACGCCTGGCTCAATGCACTGctcttttttctcacaaaagAAAAGGCCGGCTCCTGTTGTACCAAACCAGAACCCACACAACGTGGCCTCCACTGGCCTCTGAGGTTGCTAGGAAAAGgaggtgatgaagaggaggggaTCGAAGAGGCAGGTAACCATAAGGAAAACCAGCACAAGGTGGAAGATGATGTGTTTAGAGGTCtgccttaa